One genomic segment of Clostridium saccharoperbutylacetonicum N1-4(HMT) includes these proteins:
- a CDS encoding esterase/lipase family protein, whose protein sequence is MMRKHIKNFLTLMLSITLLAFAPSTKSFAVTDNSENSSTSSSSYKLDNNYPIVMVHGLFGWGNDELFGINYWGGHNSLKDLLTEKGYTVFTPTIGSISSNWDRACELYAYLKGGTVDYGEEHSNKAGHSRYGRTYPGVYPELGTEGKNGLKKIHLIGHSMGGETIRVLAQLLENGDPNEIKHNTTDISPLLAGNHHWIESITTIATPHDGSQEDEKKDTLEPHYHKFFAAIAAATGVTHSDNPCFDFRMDQWGLKKQSYESFDSYVHRVFNSNLWKQTKDLSIWDLSQEGAKELNSWVKAQSDIYYFSISCLDTHEDSLTKHQIPNINMDPLLLKSSIFMGQYTTTTGAQVKVDSSWWPNDGIVSVISAIAPHQGSKDKIVNYDPDSTPEKGVWNYMGVIDDVDHIEVVSQDNPIYRKVLQDKFIDLAKMLNQLPS, encoded by the coding sequence ATGATGAGAAAACATATAAAAAATTTTTTAACTTTAATGTTATCAATTACGCTACTAGCATTTGCTCCTTCAACCAAATCTTTTGCTGTAACTGATAACTCTGAAAATTCTAGTACAAGTTCATCTTCTTACAAATTAGATAATAATTATCCTATAGTAATGGTTCACGGGTTATTTGGATGGGGAAATGATGAACTTTTTGGAATAAATTATTGGGGAGGACATAACAGTTTAAAAGATCTGTTAACTGAAAAGGGATATACTGTATTTACTCCAACTATCGGTTCCATATCTAGTAACTGGGATAGAGCTTGTGAATTATATGCATATCTAAAAGGTGGTACAGTAGACTATGGCGAAGAACATTCAAACAAAGCTGGCCATTCGCGCTATGGAAGAACTTATCCTGGAGTTTATCCTGAACTAGGAACTGAAGGTAAAAATGGATTAAAAAAAATACATTTAATTGGTCACAGTATGGGTGGAGAGACAATAAGAGTATTAGCTCAATTATTAGAAAATGGTGATCCTAATGAAATAAAGCACAACACTACTGATATAAGTCCATTACTTGCAGGAAATCATCATTGGATTGAAAGCATTACCACAATAGCAACTCCTCATGATGGAAGTCAAGAGGATGAAAAAAAAGACACTTTAGAACCACATTATCATAAATTTTTCGCTGCTATAGCAGCAGCTACTGGAGTGACTCATTCTGATAATCCTTGCTTCGATTTTAGAATGGATCAATGGGGACTAAAAAAGCAATCCTATGAATCTTTTGATAGTTATGTCCATCGAGTGTTTAACAGTAATCTTTGGAAGCAAACTAAAGATTTAAGCATATGGGATTTATCACAAGAAGGTGCTAAAGAATTAAACAGCTGGGTTAAAGCACAAAGTGATATTTACTATTTCTCTATCTCTTGTTTAGACACACATGAAGATTCATTAACCAAACATCAAATTCCTAATATTAACATGGATCCTCTACTTTTAAAAAGTTCCATATTTATGGGACAATATACAACTACCACTGGAGCACAAGTTAAAGTGGACAGTAGTTGGTGGCCAAATGACGGCATAGTCAGTGTTATATCTGCTATAGCTCCTCATCAAGGATCTAAAGATAAAATTGTAAACTATGACCCAGACTCTACTCCTGAAAAAGGGGTGTGGAATTATATGGGAGTAATAGATGACGTAGATCATATTGAAGTAGTATCTCAAGATAACCCAATTTATAGGAAAGTTCTTCAAGACAAGTTTATAGATTTAGCTAAAATGCTAAACCAACTTCCATCTTAA
- a CDS encoding MarR family winged helix-turn-helix transcriptional regulator — translation MNKQLYTSKLEEGLSRLQCELVAERNTINTENISWFQYDLLESLYHTNGSRPAELSINLGVSRSKISKGLKALKDMGYVKQEKSDYDARTLWTILTDKGFKFLKEIKKGHEHLAEIASSALTPSEQKLFAELCLKVSSVFEERRR, via the coding sequence ATGAACAAACAATTATATACTTCTAAATTAGAAGAGGGATTATCGAGGCTTCAATGTGAACTTGTTGCCGAAAGGAATACGATAAATACAGAGAATATTTCTTGGTTTCAATATGATTTATTAGAATCCTTATATCACACAAATGGAAGTCGCCCTGCAGAATTAAGTATTAACTTAGGTGTTTCACGTTCTAAAATATCTAAGGGATTAAAAGCTCTTAAAGATATGGGATATGTAAAACAAGAAAAAAGCGATTACGATGCAAGGACACTATGGACAATATTAACAGATAAAGGTTTCAAGTTTTTAAAAGAAATAAAAAAAGGTCATGAACATTTAGCTGAAATTGCATCCTCTGCCTTAACTCCAAGTGAACAAAAACTTTTTGCTGAGCTATGCCTAAAAGTGAGCAGTGTTTTTGAAGAGAGAAGGCGCTAA
- a CDS encoding 3-oxoacid CoA-transferase subunit B, which produces MIVDKVLAKEIIAKRVAKELKKGQLVNLGIGLPTLVANYVPKEMNITFESENGMVGMAQMASSGENDPDIINAGGEYVTLLPQGAFFDSSMSFALIRGGHVDVAVLGALEVDEKGNLANWIVPNKIVPGMGGAMDLAIGAKRIIVAMQHTGKGKPKIVKKCILPLTAKAQVDLIVTELCVIDVTNDGLLLKEIHKDTTIDEIKFLTDADLIIPDNLKIMDI; this is translated from the coding sequence TTGATTGTAGATAAAGTTTTAGCCAAAGAGATAATTGCCAAAAGGGTTGCGAAAGAACTAAAAAAAGGCCAACTCGTAAACCTTGGAATAGGACTTCCAACTTTAGTAGCAAATTATGTGCCGAAAGAAATGAACATTACTTTTGAATCAGAAAATGGCATGGTTGGTATGGCTCAAATGGCCTCATCAGGTGAAAATGATCCAGATATAATAAATGCTGGTGGGGAATATGTAACCTTATTACCTCAAGGTGCATTTTTTGATAGTTCAATGTCTTTCGCACTAATAAGAGGAGGACATGTTGATGTTGCTGTTCTTGGTGCTCTAGAAGTTGATGAAAAAGGTAATTTAGCTAACTGGATTGTTCCAAATAAAATTGTCCCAGGTATGGGAGGCGCTATGGATTTAGCAATAGGTGCCAAAAGAATAATAGTGGCAATGCAACATACCGGAAAAGGTAAACCTAAAATTGTAAAAAAATGCATTCTCCCACTTACTGCTAAAGCTCAGGTAGATTTAATTGTTACAGAGCTTTGTGTAATTGATGTAACAAATGATGGTTTACTTTTAAAAGAAATTCATAAAGATACAACTATTGATGAAATAAAATTTTTAACAGATGCAGATTTAATTATTCCAGATAACTTAAAAATTATGGATATCTGA
- a CDS encoding helix-turn-helix domain-containing protein: protein MPQVDRHKNRNVYIEFIANEDFVNLPYKERLTITFITSGSMNLQLNDRSIKIAAPSILCLSTNDQIQVLEKCNVASQSFCFHPDFFNTAHFSESNDYLSTNLKIKRGLSLFKKDNINTGVYAAIEKVYPKLYEWFFIMGTEVYAQSDSLWVCRVKKYLIQIFGLLEELNHHSGKLPVNLALEYIHINYSDKITLEDLTRYVHLNRVSLNKMFQDSCGSTVMGYLLSYRLKVAESLLTHTDMSLNEIARATGFEYDTYFIKQFTAKIGMTPTKFRIASREFGNCH, encoded by the coding sequence ATGCCGCAAGTAGACCGTCACAAGAATAGAAATGTATATATCGAATTTATTGCAAATGAAGATTTTGTAAATCTCCCTTATAAGGAGCGTTTAACTATAACTTTTATTACGAGTGGAAGCATGAATTTACAACTGAATGACCGCTCCATAAAAATTGCGGCTCCAAGTATTCTTTGTTTATCTACGAATGATCAAATACAAGTCCTTGAAAAGTGTAATGTAGCTTCTCAATCATTTTGTTTCCATCCTGATTTTTTTAATACAGCTCATTTCTCAGAATCTAATGACTATCTTTCAACTAATCTAAAAATAAAGAGAGGTCTTTCGCTTTTCAAAAAGGATAATATTAATACTGGTGTATATGCTGCAATTGAGAAAGTCTATCCAAAATTATATGAGTGGTTTTTTATTATGGGAACTGAAGTATATGCACAGAGCGATTCTCTTTGGGTGTGTAGAGTAAAAAAGTATTTAATACAAATCTTTGGCTTACTTGAAGAGTTGAACCACCATAGCGGAAAATTACCTGTTAACTTAGCGTTAGAATATATACATATAAATTATTCTGATAAAATAACTTTAGAAGATTTAACAAGATATGTTCATTTGAATCGAGTGTCATTAAATAAAATGTTTCAGGATTCATGCGGATCTACAGTGATGGGATATTTATTATCATATCGATTAAAAGTTGCAGAGAGTCTTCTAACCCATACAGATATGAGCTTAAATGAAATTGCACGTGCTACTGGCTTTGAATATGATACATATTTTATAAAACAATTTACTGCAAAAATAGGTATGACTCCAACAAAATTTAGAATTGCTTCACGGGAATTTGGAAATTGCCACTAA
- a CDS encoding aspartyl-phosphate phosphatase Spo0E family protein, translated as MREFKLKNDEAIFKLNQAMGKARANLYKAIEIYGRSSNEVIIVSRNLDIYINISMKRKV; from the coding sequence ATGAGGGAATTTAAATTGAAAAATGATGAAGCTATTTTTAAGCTTAACCAAGCCATGGGAAAAGCTAGGGCAAATCTATATAAGGCAATTGAAATATATGGACGGAGTTCTAATGAGGTAATAATTGTTAGCAGGAATTTAGATATATACATAAACATAAGTATGAAAAGAAAAGTTTGA
- a CDS encoding 3-oxoacid CoA-transferase subunit A: MNKLIKLTDLNRIFKDGMTIMVGGFLDCGTPENIIDMLVDLNIKNLTIISNDTAFPDKGIGKLIVNGQVSKVIASHIGTNPETGKKMSSGELKVELSPQGTLIERIRAAGSGLGGVLTPTGLGTIVEEGKKKVTIDGKEYLLELPLSADVSLIKGSIVDEFGNTFYRAATKNFNPYMAMAAKTVIVEAENLVKCEDLKRDAIMTPGVLVDYIVKEAA; the protein is encoded by the coding sequence ATGAATAAATTAATAAAATTAACAGATTTAAATCGGATTTTCAAAGATGGCATGACAATTATGGTTGGGGGTTTTTTAGATTGCGGAACTCCTGAAAACATCATAGATATGTTAGTTGATTTAAATATAAAAAATCTGACTATTATAAGCAATGATACAGCTTTTCCTGATAAAGGAATTGGAAAACTTATTGTAAATGGTCAAGTTTCTAAAGTAATTGCTTCACATATTGGAACTAATCCCGAAACTGGAAAAAAAATGAGCTCTGGTGAGCTTAAAGTTGAGCTTTCCCCACAAGGAACACTGATTGAAAGAATTCGTGCAGCTGGATCTGGCCTCGGAGGTGTATTAACTCCAACAGGGCTTGGTACTATCGTTGAAGAAGGTAAGAAAAAAGTCACTATCGATGGCAAAGAATATCTATTAGAACTTCCTTTATCTGCTGATGTTTCATTAATAAAAGGTAGCATTGTGGATGAATTTGGAAATACCTTCTATAGAGCTGCTACTAAAAATTTCAATCCATATATGGCAATGGCTGCAAAAACAGTTATAGTTGAAGCAGAAAATTTAGTAAAATGTGAAGATTTAAAAAGAGATGCCATAATGACTCCTGGCGTATTAGTAGATTATATCGTTAAGGAGGCGGCTTAA
- a CDS encoding ATP-binding cassette domain-containing protein gives MSKEMIEIFHANENNLKDISINIPKKKITIITGLSGSGKSSLIFDTLAAESQRMLNDTYSTYVQQLLPHYGRPNVEKINNLPVSIIIDQKKIGGNARSTVGTVTDIYTLLRLLFSRIGKPFVGYSMNFSFNNTNGMCTHCQGLGVIKDIDIHKLIDFNKSLNDGAIKFPTFQPGGWRLSRYTESGYFDIEKPIKDYSDLELNTLLYEEEKAPDNPTSNWHKTAKYIGLIPRIRSSFLEKDQKQYKKELEQLVDEQICPHCNGKRLNDTTLSCKINEKSIGDCTDMSISELKSFLQLVHDQKVQTVIDDILKRLRTLEEVGLNYLTLNRTTNTLSGGESQRIKMSKHLNSSLSDVLYIFDEPSIGLHPHDITGINKIFKGLKEKGNTVIIVEHDPDVINIADHIIDMGPESGIKGGEITFEGTYKQLLNSDTTTGNALSNKHDIITKNKEFHEFYELNNSNMFNLKNISIKIPRNALTVVTGVAGSGKSTLITRLFRNKYPSSILLNQKKIHTTSRSILATYIGFFDKIRTIFGKANSKSPSLFSFIGDGACPLCKGKGILKTDLAFMDDVEETCELCNGTKYKQEILNYKYNSYTISDILDLSVDDAMEVFIDKELKKILYTISEVNLGYIKLGQSLDTMSGGELQRLKIAITLLSNTGEIYILDEPSTGLHESDIKKLIKLFSKLINKGKTVIILEHNLSIMCQADWIIDLGPLGGFNGGELVYMGYPSGITKCSSSFTGKRLLEYIS, from the coding sequence ATGTCAAAAGAAATGATTGAAATCTTCCATGCAAATGAAAATAATCTTAAGGATATATCTATAAATATACCTAAGAAGAAAATCACAATAATTACAGGTTTATCTGGTTCAGGAAAGTCTTCTCTAATCTTCGATACCTTAGCTGCTGAATCTCAAAGGATGTTAAATGATACATATTCCACTTATGTTCAACAATTATTACCTCACTATGGCAGACCTAATGTTGAAAAAATCAACAATCTTCCTGTTTCTATAATTATAGACCAGAAGAAAATAGGTGGAAATGCACGTTCAACAGTTGGTACCGTCACTGATATATATACCTTATTGCGTCTTCTATTCTCTAGAATAGGGAAACCTTTTGTTGGCTACTCAATGAATTTTTCTTTTAATAATACAAATGGTATGTGTACTCATTGCCAAGGATTAGGAGTAATTAAAGATATTGATATTCATAAATTAATAGACTTTAATAAAAGCTTAAATGATGGTGCTATTAAGTTTCCAACATTTCAACCCGGAGGATGGAGATTAAGCCGTTATACAGAGTCTGGTTATTTTGATATTGAAAAACCAATTAAAGATTACTCAGATTTAGAACTTAATACTCTACTTTATGAAGAAGAAAAAGCTCCTGATAATCCCACAAGTAATTGGCATAAGACAGCAAAATATATTGGCCTTATTCCAAGAATCAGAAGCTCATTTTTAGAAAAAGATCAAAAGCAATATAAAAAAGAACTTGAGCAGCTTGTTGATGAACAAATCTGTCCTCATTGTAATGGAAAACGTCTTAATGATACTACTTTATCCTGCAAAATCAATGAAAAGTCAATTGGTGATTGTACTGATATGTCAATAAGTGAATTGAAGTCTTTTCTTCAATTAGTCCATGATCAAAAAGTTCAAACAGTTATTGATGATATTCTCAAGCGTTTACGCACATTAGAAGAAGTGGGATTAAATTATCTTACATTGAATCGTACAACTAATACTTTATCTGGTGGTGAATCTCAACGAATTAAAATGTCAAAACATTTAAACAGCAGTCTGAGTGATGTCCTCTATATATTCGATGAACCTAGCATTGGATTACATCCTCATGATATAACTGGTATAAATAAGATATTCAAAGGGCTTAAAGAAAAAGGAAATACAGTTATAATTGTGGAACATGATCCTGATGTAATAAATATAGCAGATCACATTATTGACATGGGGCCTGAATCAGGAATTAAAGGTGGAGAAATTACTTTTGAAGGTACATATAAGCAGCTCTTAAATAGTGATACTACCACTGGAAATGCTTTATCTAATAAACATGATATAATTACAAAGAATAAGGAGTTTCACGAATTCTACGAGCTTAATAATTCAAATATGTTTAATTTGAAAAATATCTCTATAAAAATACCTAGAAATGCCTTAACAGTTGTAACTGGAGTAGCAGGTTCAGGTAAAAGTACATTAATCACACGTCTTTTCCGTAACAAGTATCCAAGCAGTATACTTTTAAACCAAAAAAAAATCCATACCACTTCTAGGTCAATACTCGCAACTTACATAGGCTTCTTTGATAAAATTAGAACCATCTTTGGTAAAGCAAATAGTAAGTCCCCTTCATTATTTAGCTTTATTGGAGACGGTGCATGTCCTTTGTGTAAAGGGAAAGGTATACTAAAAACAGATTTAGCTTTTATGGATGATGTTGAAGAAACTTGCGAACTATGTAATGGAACCAAATACAAACAGGAAATATTAAATTATAAGTACAATTCATACACAATAAGTGATATCCTTGACCTCTCTGTTGATGACGCTATGGAAGTCTTTATTGACAAAGAGCTAAAGAAAATATTGTATACTATTTCTGAAGTAAATCTAGGGTATATTAAACTTGGTCAATCTCTTGACACCATGTCAGGTGGAGAACTTCAAAGATTAAAAATTGCTATAACGCTTTTAAGTAATACTGGTGAAATTTACATATTAGATGAACCAAGCACAGGATTACATGAGTCAGATATAAAAAAATTGATAAAGTTATTTAGTAAATTAATTAATAAAGGAAAAACAGTTATAATATTAGAACATAATTTAAGTATAATGTGCCAAGCTGATTGGATTATTGATTTAGGTCCACTAGGAGGCTTTAATGGAGGAGAACTAGTATATATGGGATATCCTAGTGGCATTACAAAATGTTCTTCATCTTTTACAGGAAAAAGATTATTAGAATATATATCTTAA
- a CDS encoding alpha/beta hydrolase, producing MNGIIENLNIDEYNCSLYLPPDYNKNNANYPVVYVNGGSNIEEIISSIEPHFNIDCNSFILLNIESKDWNKDFSPWPAPALGKNMDAFSGNASEYLNVLFNIIKPFMDKNYKTKADSENTILIGYSLAGLATLYSLYKFEIFGKIGCLSGSLWYDNWIEFITSNSPPNSKAKVYLSLGNNEERSRNKRMSIVGDNTRKTYDILSEQLTSKENVLLEWNNGGHFTEITQRFIKGLLWLMHL from the coding sequence ATGAATGGAATCATTGAAAATTTAAACATAGATGAATATAATTGCTCATTATATCTTCCACCAGACTACAATAAAAATAATGCTAATTATCCTGTAGTCTATGTAAATGGTGGAAGTAATATAGAAGAAATAATAAGCTCCATCGAACCCCATTTTAATATAGACTGCAATTCCTTTATTCTTTTAAACATAGAATCAAAAGATTGGAACAAGGATTTTTCTCCATGGCCTGCACCAGCCTTAGGAAAAAACATGGACGCTTTTAGTGGCAATGCCTCTGAATATCTTAATGTTCTTTTCAATATTATTAAACCTTTCATGGATAAGAACTATAAGACAAAAGCTGATTCTGAAAACACTATACTTATTGGCTATTCTCTAGCTGGCCTTGCTACTTTATACAGCCTTTATAAATTTGAAATCTTTGGTAAAATAGGCTGTCTTTCTGGTTCATTATGGTATGATAACTGGATTGAATTTATAACTTCAAATTCACCTCCAAATTCTAAGGCTAAAGTATATCTTTCTCTTGGCAATAATGAAGAGCGAAGTCGAAATAAACGTATGTCCATAGTTGGAGATAATACTAGAAAAACTTATGATATATTATCAGAACAACTTACGTCCAAAGAAAATGTATTATTAGAATGGAATAATGGAGGCCATTTTACAGAAATCACTCAACGATTCATTAAAGGCTTGTTATGGTTAATGCACCTTTAA
- a CDS encoding acetoacetate decarboxylase has product MLESEVSKQITTPLAAPAFPRGPYRFHNREYLNIIYRTDLDALRKIVPEPLELDGAYVRFEMMAMPDTTGLGSYTECGQAIPVKYNGIKGDYLHMMYLDNEPAIAVGRESSAYPKKLGYPKLFVDSDTLVGTLKYGTLPVATATMGYKHEPLDLKEAYNQIARPNFMLKIIQGYDGKPRICELICAENTDITIHGAWTGSARLQLFSHALAPLADLPVLEIVSASHILTDLTLGTPKVVHDYLSLK; this is encoded by the coding sequence ATGTTAGAAAGTGAAGTATCTAAACAAATTACAACTCCACTTGCTGCTCCAGCGTTTCCTAGGGGACCATATAGATTTCATAATAGAGAATATCTAAACATTATTTATCGAACTGATTTAGATGCTCTTCGAAAAATAGTACCAGAGCCACTTGAATTAGATGGAGCATATGTTAGATTTGAGATGATGGCTATGCCTGATACAACTGGTCTAGGCTCATATACAGAATGTGGTCAAGCTATTCCAGTAAAATATAATGGGATTAAAGGTGACTACTTGCATATGATGTATCTAGATAATGAACCCGCTATTGCTGTTGGAAGAGAAAGTAGCGCTTATCCAAAAAAGCTTGGTTATCCAAAGCTATTTGTTGATTCAGACACTTTAGTTGGAACACTTAAGTATGGTACATTACCAGTAGCTACTGCAACAATGGGATACAAGCACGAGCCTCTAGATCTTAAAGAAGCTTATAATCAAATTGCAAGACCCAATTTTATGCTAAAAATCATCCAAGGTTATGATGGTAAGCCAAGAATTTGTGAACTAATATGTGCAGAAAATACTGATATAACTATTCACGGTGCTTGGACTGGAAGTGCACGTCTGCAATTATTTAGCCATGCACTAGCTCCTCTTGCTGATTTACCTGTATTAGAGATTGTATCAGCATCTCATATCCTAACAGATTTAACTCTTGGAACACCTAAGGTTGTACATGATTATCTTTCCCTTAAATAA
- a CDS encoding aldehyde dehydrogenase family protein, whose translation MIKDTLVSITKDLKLKTNVENANLKNYKDDSSCFGVFENVENAISNAVHAQKILSLHYTKEQREKIITEIRKAALENKEILATMILEETHMGRYEDKILKHELVAKYTPGTEDLTTTAWSGDNGLTVVEMSPYGVIGAITPSTNPTETVICNSIGMIAAGNTVVFNGHPGAKKCVAFAVEMINKAIISCGGPENLVTTIKNPTMDSLDAIIKHPSIKLLCGTGGPGMVKTLLNSGKKAIGAGAGNPPVIVDDTADIEKAGKSIIEGCSFDNNLPCIAEKEVFVFENVADDLISNMLKNNAVIINEDQVSKLIDLVLQKNNETQEYSINKKWVGKDAKLFLDEIDVESPSSVKCIICEVSASHPFVMTELMMPILPIVRVKDIDEAIEYAKIAEQNRKHSAYIYSKNIDNLNRFEREIDTTIFVKNAKSFAGVGYEAEGFTTFTIAGSTGEGITSARNFTRQRRCVLAG comes from the coding sequence ATGATTAAAGACACGCTAGTTTCTATAACAAAAGATTTAAAATTAAAAACAAATGTTGAAAATGCCAATCTAAAGAACTACAAGGATGATTCTTCATGTTTCGGAGTTTTCGAAAATGTTGAAAATGCTATAAGCAATGCCGTACACGCACAAAAGATATTATCCCTTCATTATACAAAAGAACAAAGAGAAAAAATCATAACTGAGATAAGAAAGGCCGCATTAGAAAATAAAGAGATTCTAGCTACAATGATTCTTGAAGAAACACATATGGGAAGATATGAAGATAAAATATTAAAGCATGAATTAGTAGCTAAATACACTCCTGGGACAGAAGATTTAACTACTACTGCTTGGTCAGGAGATAACGGGCTTACAGTTGTAGAAATGTCTCCATATGGCGTTATAGGTGCAATAACTCCTTCTACGAATCCAACTGAAACTGTAATATGTAATAGTATAGGCATGATAGCTGCTGGAAATACTGTGGTATTTAACGGACATCCAGGCGCTAAAAAATGTGTTGCTTTTGCTGTCGAAATGATAAATAAAGCTATTATTTCATGTGGTGGTCCTGAGAATTTAGTAACAACTATAAAAAATCCAACTATGGACTCTCTAGATGCAATTATTAAGCACCCTTCAATAAAACTACTTTGCGGAACTGGAGGGCCAGGAATGGTAAAAACCCTCTTAAATTCTGGTAAGAAAGCTATAGGTGCTGGTGCTGGAAATCCACCAGTTATTGTAGATGATACTGCTGATATAGAAAAGGCTGGTAAGAGTATCATTGAAGGCTGTTCTTTTGATAATAATTTACCTTGTATTGCAGAAAAAGAAGTATTTGTTTTTGAGAACGTTGCAGATGATTTAATATCTAACATGCTAAAAAATAATGCTGTAATTATAAATGAAGATCAAGTATCAAAGTTAATAGATTTAGTATTACAAAAAAATAATGAAACTCAAGAATACTCTATAAATAAGAAATGGGTCGGAAAAGATGCAAAATTATTCTTAGATGAAATAGATGTTGAGTCTCCTTCAAGTGTTAAATGCATAATCTGCGAAGTAAGTGCAAGTCATCCATTTGTTATGACAGAACTCATGATGCCAATATTACCAATTGTAAGAGTTAAAGATATAGATGAAGCTATTGAATATGCAAAAATAGCAGAACAAAATAGAAAACATAGTGCCTATATTTATTCAAAAAATATAGACAACCTAAATAGGTTTGAAAGAGAAATCGATACTACTATCTTTGTAAAGAATGCTAAATCTTTTGCCGGTGTTGGTTATGAAGCAGAAGGCTTTACAACTTTCACTATTGCTGGATCCACTGGTGAAGGAATAACTTCTGCAAGAAATTTTACAAGACAAAGAAGATGTGTACTCGCCGGTTAA
- a CDS encoding epoxide hydrolase family protein produces MSIEKFHIQVSDEVLNDLKYRLEHVRWPEQIEGSDWERGTDINYLKSLVSYWKDEFDWRAQEKELNHFSHFRCNVDGIDVHFIHEKGKGPNPTPIILTHGWPDSFIRYQKIIPLLTDPASYGGDPNDSFDVIVPSLPGFGFSSASKHSGMNNYRVSELWAKLMTEKLGYSKFAAAGGDIGSGVTRYLALNHPELLIGIHLTDIGIIRNLMVSQSEAELSEEELQYKKNASEWISNEGGYMSIQSTKPQTIAYGLSDSPVGLAAWIIEKFRSWSDCNGDLNKNFSKDELLTNIMIYWITNTIGSSANAYYENVHSLPPMGHINVPTGIALFPADVLLPPKKWAMSNLNVTRWTTMPKGGHFTSMEDPEPLAKEIRAFFTPYRSKE; encoded by the coding sequence ATGTCTATTGAAAAATTCCATATCCAAGTATCTGATGAGGTACTTAATGATTTAAAATACAGATTGGAACATGTACGCTGGCCTGAGCAAATAGAAGGCTCAGATTGGGAACGAGGTACTGATATAAATTATTTAAAATCACTTGTTTCATATTGGAAGGACGAATTTGACTGGCGTGCACAAGAAAAGGAATTAAACCATTTTTCACATTTTCGCTGCAACGTGGATGGAATAGATGTTCACTTCATACACGAAAAAGGTAAAGGACCTAATCCAACACCAATTATCCTTACTCATGGATGGCCTGATAGTTTCATACGTTATCAAAAGATTATCCCACTTCTTACTGATCCTGCAAGTTATGGTGGTGATCCTAATGATTCTTTTGATGTAATTGTACCTTCACTACCTGGCTTTGGGTTTTCTAGTGCTTCAAAACATAGTGGCATGAATAATTATCGTGTTTCCGAGCTTTGGGCAAAACTAATGACTGAAAAGCTTGGCTATAGTAAATTTGCTGCTGCAGGTGGTGATATTGGTTCAGGGGTTACAAGATACTTGGCATTAAACCATCCAGAACTTCTAATAGGAATACATCTAACAGATATCGGCATTATTAGAAATCTTATGGTTTCTCAAAGTGAAGCAGAACTTTCAGAAGAAGAACTACAATATAAGAAAAATGCCTCTGAATGGATTTCAAATGAGGGAGGTTATATGTCTATTCAATCTACAAAACCTCAAACCATTGCCTACGGACTTTCTGACTCACCTGTGGGCTTGGCCGCATGGATTATAGAAAAATTTCGCAGCTGGAGTGATTGTAATGGTGATTTAAATAAGAACTTTAGTAAAGATGAACTTCTCACTAATATAATGATCTATTGGATCACAAATACCATAGGCTCATCAGCAAATGCATATTATGAAAATGTACATTCATTGCCACCAATGGGACATATAAACGTACCAACAGGCATAGCCCTTTTCCCAGCTGATGTATTGCTGCCACCTAAAAAATGGGCTATGAGCAATTTAAATGTCACTCGATGGACTACAATGCCCAAAGGTGGACATTTTACTTCTATGGAAGATCCTGAACCTCTCGCTAAGGAAATTCGAGCATTCTTCACACCTTATAGATCTAAAGAATAA